In the Hordeum vulgare subsp. vulgare chromosome 7H, MorexV3_pseudomolecules_assembly, whole genome shotgun sequence genome, one interval contains:
- the LOC123407643 gene encoding small nuclear ribonucleoprotein E-like, with product MASTKVQRIMTQPINLIFRFLQSKARIQIWLFEQKDMRIEGRIIGFDEYMNLVLEDAEEINIKKNTRKSLGRILLKGDNITLMMNTGK from the exons ATGGCGTCCACGAAGGTCCAGCGTATCATGACCCAGCCCATC AATCTCATCTTCCGGTTCCTTCAGAGC AAAGCGCGCATCCAGATCTGGCTTTTCGAGCAGAAGGATATGCGGATTGAGGGTCGTATCATC GGCTTTGATGAGTACATGAACCTGGTTCTCGAGGATGCTGAGGAAATCAACATTAAGAAGAACACCAGGAAATCGTTGG GAAGGATACTCTTGAAAGGCGACAACATAACTCTGATGATGAACAC TGGAAAGTGA